GCATTCCAGATATGTTTGCAGATTTGGTTGGCGACTTCTCTTCTTGCTGATGGCTTGGCGGTTGCTGGACAGGTTAGGAAGCAATTGCTTGCTTGATTGTTTTATGGCAATTCCTTATGTCAGATGGCAATAAGAATAGAGTTGGTAATCCTACTTCTATCTACTTTCATGTAACGTTATTGATAACAATTATGATAGTGTTTTCATGAAAAacacatcacaatatattattgACTGGTAGCAAGTCAGATCACATATTTCAAAATGGGATAAAACACTAATTTATAGTACACTCACATTGATGTTATAGGATCATTATGGTACCTTCTATTTAATCCTTGGCATGGTCATTAACCCCAACACTCATTTTCGTTTCTGCAAACACAGTATGTCCACTGTCACTGATATGCATCGCACCTTTTGTTTCCTCTTCATAAAGATAATACATGTTTCAGATGCACCAATGACATGTTCCTCTTGAGCCAAAACACAAACTAGAAGAACCAGTTGATGTCATGTCCTATCAGATCTTTTCACCATATTTTCTGGAAGAACACACCGATAAAGCAACTTGTGGATCATTGCATAACTTAACATGAAGGCTTCCGGTCTGCTATCTAAGATAACTTGGCAGATTACTGCACCAATTATGTACCTTCAAAGCATATTAGTCCCTCGTGCTCATTCCAGTGTAAGTTGAGATATGTCAGGAACTTTGCAGGCAATACTTGCTAGTGCATTTGCCAGAAGGGATCATTCTGGGGCAACATCTGCTGCTTCACGTGTTCTTCAAGTATATTTTCCAATCAATAATTAAATTGATCTCTGCCCTTGACGTTCATTAGTTACAATTTCATAGCAACAAAAAGACTAACCTGCACTAGCTTTGCAGTGGGGTATGGTTCTGGGGCTGTTGCTGTGCTTCATACTCGGAATTGGCTTACAGTTTGCATCGAAATTGTTCACCAAGGATGCCAAAGTGCTACAACTTGTTCACGTTGGAATCCCGGTATCTAAGTTGCACATTCTTGGAAGACATAAAAGAGTGTTCTTTTGCATTAGTTGTTGGTGCACTTGTTCTGAAGCTAACTACTCTGCTCCACCAAAAACAATAGTTACGAAAGAACTTTTTGATTCCATTCTCTACTTAATTCATGTTTATCTCTGTTCAGTTTGTGGCGCTTACTCAACCGATGAATGCCTTAGCCTTTGTATTCGACGGCATCAACTATGGAGCATCAGATTTTGCATACGCTGCGTATTCCATGGTATTTCAAATAGAATGATGATATTGGAAAACAGATAAATTTGCACTGTACTTGTCAATTTTCGAGTCCAACAAGATCTCATTATAAAACATCTCAGGTCCTGGTGGCAATAGTCAGCATTGTATTTTTGATCATCCTATCCTCTAGTCATGGTTTCGTCGGTATCTGGATAGCTCTAACGATCTACATGAGTTTGCGGATGTTGGCAGGTTTCTGGAGGTAATTCTTAGACGCTTTATGAATTTATTGGTCATGCTTTGACATGTTAGATCTCTGTATAAATTTGTATTATCAATCAGATAATCTCCACCTATATGTGCTCTGCAGTGCTGCATAAGCTATCTTAATTCTGCAACTTGAGTCAATTAAGTTGGTCTCACCTTTCCTCTATACATCTGTCAACGGCTGCATCATGTTAGCATACTAAGCATGATAATTAACTTCATGATGGTCTCTTATTTGGTTCATCACTGAACTTGAGCAGGAGTAAGTTATGCTTTTATACTGCTTAGTAAATTACTGCTGCAATGTTGGAGGAATGTTCATATCGGAACTTGCTTAGTCTCACCACAGGCATGTTAGAGAAATTTTCTCACACTTGaaaattaaatcttgcttcatttcaaGGAAATTTAGCAAAAAGGTGAAGTCAAGTGGCCACCTTCTTCAATCTTGAAAATGTTGAAGGTAAGGCAGGAAAAATCCATATTCTCTGAAGGAAACATGAAAACAGCACCTTTTTACATGGTAGGACTAGTAAAAGAGATCTACTTCAAGTTTTGTATGTATTACCAGTTCTGGAGAAAAAATATGAAGTCCAATATGTTTCCAAATGCCATGCAGTTTTCTTTATCAATCTTACATACTAAAAGAGATCTACTTCAAGTTTTGTATGTATTACCAGTTCTGGAGATAAAAATATGAAGTCCAACATGTTTCCAAATGCCATGCTGTTATCTACCAGATATAATATTGCACATTTGCACAGTTTTCCTTAGGTCTAACTTCAGATGATGAGCTCTGATGTTATAGCTTTCAGCATCAACCATTGCATGGTGCATGGCATGCTTAGATTTGTCCAGTGTTCTAATAAGATTCTTCAATTTCTACAGAATAGGGACAGGTACAGGACCATGGACCTTCCTTTGGAGTTGATCAGGCTTTCAATTCCTTTTTCTCCTGACAAAAGAGGGTGGAACACTGATTCAACAATTTAAGGTGCAATGTTTTTGTTGATCAAAGGGAAATACTACTCAAATGGAGCTCTCATTACTCAAGTAGCAATTCCTTTTGTTTACCTTACATTGCACATGGACCGACGTTGTGCCCCCCAAAAAATTGTAGCTCAGATCAAGATAGCTTACTCTTTTTTGTATAATTAATGAGTTGTATTATAGATCTTTAATGTACCAAATAATGAGACCTGAAATTCCAGCTATTTCACTATATTGATAGTTTGAGTTCAGAACACCCCTCTGAAAAGTAGACACAGAAAACAGAGAAAAAGAACTTGATCTCAGGTATCATTTAGATCACATGCACCTAATTAATTACACTTGTAAGTTCACATGTTTATTCCGCTACAGGCTGAATGCAATTCTTTACCCTATATAATTAAATGAATCAAAGGACTTAACAGAAACATGGACAGTGACCATAGTCGTCTCTTTGGAAAGCTCTATCAGAGCTACTTTACCAGATAAGTGCAAGGCTTTAAGAACCAAAACAAATCAGCTGAACTCCCTTCTTCAGTATCAGtatcagcagcaacagcagcagctctGTTGCAATCTTCACCCTTTACAGGTAATCTTGCTGTCTTCTCCTCTTTGTCTTGCTCCATCTCCTGCTGGATCACCTTCTGCTGCTCAATCATTTCCAAAAGGTAATATTACTTACTCTTGCCATTGTGAAAATTAGAGGCCCAAGAATATCTACATGTAGTTTACACCATACAGTTCACCACATGCAGCAACCTGAGGTGGCAGAAGTATCATTCTATAGATCATGTTCTTCAAATTCTGTGCTTACTTGCATGCCCTCAGTGTTAACTTTTAGTAGATGGTTACAGAGGTTGTGACAACTTACCAGAGTTGCTGATTTCGGAGGCTTGTTGAGAGGGGATCTGCCTGTGGCAGTGGCCGTTGGATTCCTTGTACTGCGAATCGACGGTGAAGTGAACCGCTGCGGCGTTGGAGGATAAGCTCTTACTTCTTTGAGTGCTGTTGATTTCTCGATCTCAATCCTCACAGCCATTTTGCTGCTTTTCTTCACTGATGCATCGTCTTTCCTGCAGACAATCCTATGAGAAGAAGAGAACAGAAAAAAACAAATTGTATTTGGAAGATGAGCTCAATACTTGAAAATTACTTCGGAGTCAGTAGCTTCGTATCCTCTGCTTCGGGAACGATGTCGGCAACCTTCTTGACCTCCTTCTTGGTCTCTTCTGCTGGAGTCCTCCCGCGTCCGATCGCCATCTTCTTGATCTCGTGGTAGAACTCGGAGATCTGATTCAAGATATCCTTCCCGGAGAAAAGATTGCTGGCAGACAATGTGCTCTTCAGCCGGGGTTGGGCCTTCTTTTGCTTGGGTTCCTCCTTCTGCTCCTCGACCTTCTTCTCGGCGCTCGACTTGATCATCTCTTTCGCAGTGTTACACCTCTTCGGAGCACCGAGCGGGCGGCTTGGACGTTGCGGTGTCGACTGATTCGGGTCTTGGTTTTCAAGATCCTCTCTGAACTTCTTTGAAGCGGCGGCTTTTGGCTTGTGAGGAGATACCGGCAGCAATGGAGCAGCGATCCCTGCTCTTCTCTTCAGGTTGTTCTCGTCTCTAGAAGACCGAAccaatcaaaagaaaaagaaaacaagccGCTTTCACTCCAACATCATCGGAAGCAATCAAAAAACAAAGAATTCCACAGCAAGATCTGAGCTTTTGTTTAGATCAACATTTCATTACCTACGAGTGCCGTTCCTCTCACCGAGAGGCAGTCTCTCCGAGCTCGACCGCATCAGCTTCGCCTAGTTTCGTTCCAATCAACCGAACTTTAAGGAACAATCATACCGAAACatctaaagaaaaggaaaaaaggaagaaTCGGAGGATTCGCTCGAACCTTGGGGTTAGGTGTCGCCAAAAGCTTGAAATCTTCGGCGGTTTTCGGGTGCTTGCAATctggaaacaaagaaagaaagaatggaAATGTTCAAGAAGCTCGAGTTCTTGAGCTACGGAGAGGGAAAGGGAAGCGGTTCCTTGGGATAGTAACTGACGTACCTGGTCTGCAGAACCAGGCGTCGTCGTCTACGGGTGACGCGTCGGGAGCGGCGAGATCGAGCCACTTGGGGGCGTTGATGTTCTCGTAGGCCTCGTCGCGGACGGACCTCGACTCGATGTTCTTCCAGTCGATGTTGGCCGGCTCCATCCCTCGCTGTTCGACGGCTGCAATGAAGCGTGCGTTGAGAGAGGAAGGAACCGCTTCCAACCTGAAAGGAACGGGGAAGAGAGAAGCAGGGGATGGAGAGGCACGAGAAAGAACTCTCTAAACAAGAGAGTCGTTAATAAGGAGGGCTTTTGGGTTGCCTTGGAACCCTATCGAGTCCGTCGGAGTGGAACGTTGCTGCCGGTGCGAAGTTTTCGACCGTTGGAGATCTGGGTCCACTCGCGGGTCCCACCGTGACTTTTATTTATTGATTACTTTGCGGATCATCTGGGATCGGGCGTGCTGATCCAAAGCAAAATAATAC
Above is a genomic segment from Musa acuminata AAA Group cultivar baxijiao chromosome BXJ3-4, Cavendish_Baxijiao_AAA, whole genome shotgun sequence containing:
- the LOC135582276 gene encoding uncharacterized protein LOC135582276 isoform X1, whose translation is MEPANIDWKNIESRSVRDEAYENINAPKWLDLAAPDASPVDDDAWFCRPDCKHPKTAEDFKLLATPNPKAKLMRSSSERLPLGERNGTRRDENNLKRRAGIAAPLLPVSPHKPKAAASKKFREDLENQDPNQSTPQRPSRPLGAPKRCNTAKEMIKSSAEKKVEEQKEEPKQKKAQPRLKSTLSASNLFSGKDILNQISEFYHEIKKMAIGRGRTPAEETKKEVKKVADIVPEAEDTKLLTPKKDDASVKKSSKMAVRIEIEKSTALKEVRAYPPTPQRFTSPSIRSTRNPTATATGRSPLNKPPKSATLQKVIQQEMEQDKEEKTARLPVKGEDCNRAAAVAADTDTEEGSSADLFWFLKPCTYLVK
- the LOC135582276 gene encoding uncharacterized protein LOC135582276 isoform X3 — encoded protein: MEPANIDWKNIESRSVRDEAYENINAPKWLDLAAPDASPVDDDAWFCRPDCKHPKTAEDFKLLATPNPKAKLMRSSSERLPLGERNGTRRDENNLKRRAGIAAPLLPVSPHKPKAAASKKFREDLENQDPNQSTPQRPSRPLGAPKRCNTAKEMIKSSAEKKVEEQKEEPKQKKAQPRLKSTLSASNLFSGKDILNQISEFYHEIKKMAIGRGRTPAEETKKEVKKVADIVPEAEDTKLLTPKKDDASVKKSSKMAVRIEIEKSTALKEVRAYPPTPQRFTSPSIRSTRNPTATATGRSPLNKPPKSATLVAACGELYGVNYM
- the LOC135582276 gene encoding uncharacterized protein LOC135582276 isoform X2 → MEPANIDWKNIESRSVRDEAYENINAPKWLDLAAPDASPVDDDAWFCRPDCKHPKTAEDFKLLATPNPKAKLMRSSSERLPLGERNGTRRDENNLKRRAGIAAPLLPVSPHKPKAAASKKFREDLENQDPNQSTPQRPSRPLGAPKRCNTAKEMIKSSAEKKVEEQKEEPKQKKAQPRLKSTLSASNLFSGKDILNQISEFYHEIKKMAIGRGRTPAEETKKEVKKVADIVPEAEDTKLLTPKKDDASVKKSSKMAVRIEIEKSTALKEVRAYPPTPQRFTSPSIRSTRNPTATATGRSPLNKPPKSATLKVIQQEMEQDKEEKTARLPVKGEDCNRAAAVAADTDTEEGSSADLFWFLKPCTYLVK